AATGGGTCTCAATTAATCTATTCTGACATTGTTGGTTCTCCTTTCCAGTGTCTAATCTAAAATTAATGTAGATGCAATTCTTGAAGGGACATGTATGTGTACTATATACTAAACTAGCAAACTTTATGGGCTGTTTTATGTTGTCTGACCAAATATCTGTGTAAACATTGCCTACAAAATGCAGATTAAGGACTTGTACTTCCAGCCCACAGGAAAACCTTCAATTGCAGAGCCACCAAAATGCCCTGTTGAAAAGCCTGAAGACTATCCTGAAATTGAAGCTTTCATTCCATTCAATCCTTTTGGTAAGAATCTGAAAACTTGGGGGGTGGGTtgaagaggaaagagagaaatgTTAAGTGAGTTGGTGACTATGTATTACAAAAACTGAAATTGCACTAGTTGAAAGTAACTTGCCATCCAAGCCTTCAAATACAAGTTTTCCTGTGATGTTGCTTAAAGTATCTTGTAACTGCTGCCATTCTAATCTGTTCACTTTTTTTTGTTCCTCACTTTCTCAAGTCTCCTTTTTTCTGCATAGTTGAAGGGTTCTTTTATTCTTTCTGGATAGGAGGTTTGTACATAAACTAGGTCTGGGCACTCATGTGATATGTAATGGAGAGACTATCTGGGAGTTGCTGCAATTTATGAAACTTGAAGTGCCAGGTGGCAGTGTGTTAGGCTATATCTGGAAGGAAACCATAGGGTGGGGAGGTTGCCGAGGAGGGACTGGGTGTCTGTCTATTGCTCCctggattatttttttttaaataactttttttcCTCGCCCGCCCCCTTTCCAGCTTCAGTGTTCTTCTCAGGACCCCAAATCTATCTCCAAGCTCTCCCAAGGCAACCTGTTCAATTTTGTTAAGGGATTTGAGATTTGTTTCTTTTTGTAGTGAATGGATTTTGGCTCAAATTACCCATTTACTTAAATCAGCCATTCAAATGCAGAATTCcattaactttaaaaaattttcatatatatatatatatatatatatatatatattgccatTGTAAAGTAGAGACTGCAAGGGAAAAGCAAataaatatttacaggtgatacaATGCTGTGAGGAGAATTTAGCAGTGGAACTGGTTTTGCTAGATCAGTGTCCTCAttaacattcatttttttttaatattcgttcatgggatgtgggcgtcgctggcgaggccggcatttattgccctccctaatttgtgtgtatatattcaagtggctacacttcagagtaattaattggccatgaagcactttgggatgtcctgaggtcttgacaggtgctatgtaaatgcaacttttataaaaaaaaaattgacataggTTGTTTGAGTGAAAATCCTGACTAGTGTTGAGCATCAAACTAGAGATTCTTGTGCAAAAGAGCATCAAACAGTTCTTTTATGTAGAATCTTTCCTACAAGTGTTTGGTCCTTGGCTAAAAGGGAATCTAATGTTTCAAAACCTTGTTCTTGACAGACCTTGCATAACTTGCTTCCTTCAGCATTTAACGGTAGACAATCCTACTGCCTTCACTGAGCCCAACAACTTGACTGTATAGACATCTTGTATGTCAAGAGGAGCACAGCTCTGAATTTATCAAGTTTTTTTGTGGCAAGGATTGGGAGAAGAGAGATTGAACCCCCTAAATGGTATAAATGTGTTAATTGCAGACTTTGAGAACTTTAACGTGCCAGAGGAACATAAGCTTGATCACATCTGCCTGGCAGGTCTACCACTCTTAATTCTTGAGAAAGAAGGAGCATTAATAGAAAAAGTTCTGAACAAAATCCCTTCACCTATGAAATTGCCTTCACTTGTAAAAGAATCCAGTAAGTAAAAAGATTGCCTTTGTTATGCATTTTTTTTCTGTTCTGTTTTGGGGAAGAAACTATATACCTTTTTGTTAAATTTCAGGTTTGATGGATTTCGACATGAATACTGACATTTTGGCAGACTTGGATGGAGTTGAATTGCCATTGATGGAATATGACTTCTGAAGATTCATAACTTGAAATTCCAGCCCTAGTTTATTGGAATTGGTTGTTACTGTTAGTCTCTGTGGATTGCTGTTGTGTGTATGATTTGGATGTATATGTACCTTGTACTCTGATCCAAAACAGTGTGGAGGTGAACTCTTCACTTTCAGCTTTTAAATTTATGCATACTGTGTACCCTTAAACTTTTTTAAATAAAGTCTTTTGTGTGCATATATACACCTAGTGCTAATTTAGCATTCACTTTCTTGCTGTTAACAGTTGGGATGAACTCCAACTCAAAATGGACCAAATGTTTTAGGTCACTTTTTGTGGGATTTATACTCTACTTTGAAATTGAATGTTTTCCCAAATCACTTTGGAATTGTTTGCATATTTACACCTGCTTTTGTTGTGAAATTAAATTTCACAACAATGACTACCCCTCTTAAAGTACATagttggctgtaaatcactttgggatgtcatgggGCTGTGAAAGGTCATAATAGAAATGCAATGTCTTTCTTTCTAAACTGTTAACTGTAAAGTATTTTAGGCTGTCCTAGACACTAATTTTAGTATCCTAGTGCTTCTGAGCAaaaactgttcaattactgtgtcCAGAACCTAGTATACTCAATTACCATGAAAACATtctggtcggaagaataaggacgtcatatactgcttggataatagtctaaatggggtagtagGTGTATGAGCATATGAAGGAAACAGATACTAACTAGTGCATAACAGTAGTAACATTGTGTGATACAAACCTATAACAAGAATACATTTCTTTCCCCTGCAGGTCCCAGTGTTATAATTACACACTCTTGCTTTTTATCCTTTGATGATTTGAGTAGCATTTTTGATCCCAAAATAATTGCATAATAGTGCAACGGGTGAGAACACCATACATCGCATCAAGCCCATGCCTTTGTCAGACCATTTGCAGTCTGCCTGATTTGTCATCTAACCCCACTTTGCAGTATTTTCCTTTAGAAAATTGAATAAGATTCTCTGAGCAATATAATCAAGCAAAATTCCAGACAATTTTTCTAATTTTATGGATTGTTATTCAACCCAGGCAAATTGTATTCCATAGAAGTCCTTCTGTGATCGAAGTAGACCTTCACATGCCTCAAACAATAACATTTTGGTATATTTAAGATCTATCCTCAGGCCACCTGCTCTTCCTCATTGACATACTGTCCCTCAGTGACACAGTGTCAACTTTCACCCAGCTCTTTCTTCACCACTTCTTTCATCTCTATGACCACCTTTATGCTGTCAGACTACCTGACTGATATTGTACAAATCAAAATTTCTTCCAATTGAATATCAGGTAGACCGAATCCATCGTCTTTGTTCAGTTATAAATTCTGCTCACTTGCTACTAATTCCCTTCCCCAGCCACTTGCTCAGTCTGAATCAAGAAATGTGAGCAATACAATTAACAAGCTGTTGCTGTATTCCTGATAGTGAAATACATTTATGTCCTCCATATATATGGACACTGACCCAGAATTATGGGTGACATGTAAGCAAAGAATGCATCTTGGGGTATACTACAGGTGTGCAGGAGAAGGCAGAGTAAAATACTAGCTTTAATTGGTCAAATAGCCTTTTCTCATCTCATAAAATGATTAAATATATGACCTTGGAAATTGTACTACCTATAATGCTAGTTCAGTCATGTAACTTTTAAAACCTGGCTAATTGGGGCTTATATCctaactgcccgtatcctaactcaccacATCCTGTTTCCCCCCATCACCCCGGTGCTGGCCCCCAGTCCGGGAAGGCCTcgattgtaaaattctcatctttgttttcaaatccctccatggcctcgcccctccctatctctgtaatctcctccagcccctacaaccctccaattcttgcctcttgcacatccctgattttaatcgctccacctttggcggccatgccttcagctgcgtaggccctaagctctggaattcccttcctaaacttctcTACCCTTCAAGACActcttcaaaacctacctctgaccaagcttttggtcacctgtcctaatacctccttatgtggtacagtgtcaaattttgtttgataatgctccagtgaagagcttgggacattttgctaccttgaaggtgctatataaatgcaagttgttataaaacagaagtacaaAGTGTTGGAAATACATAGCGCTTTTATTTTTGGTCAGCcagca
The Heptranchias perlo isolate sHepPer1 chromosome 14, sHepPer1.hap1, whole genome shotgun sequence genome window above contains:
- the pttg1 gene encoding securin isoform X1, with amino-acid sequence MAVRIFVEKENELLSTYTKNHPKLLSVSSSAETPLLRTPQTGKMLTETPRLQQSARKALGDVNCLMRAGGMTDYSQKKRIEKIHKKKSNLQILKTAKIKDLYFQPTGKPSIAEPPKCPVEKPEDYPEIEAFIPFNPFDFENFNVPEEHKLDHICLAGLPLLILEKEGALIEKVLNKIPSPMKLPSLVKESSLMDFDMNTDILADLDGVELPLMEYDF
- the pttg1 gene encoding securin isoform X2 produces the protein MAVRIFVEKENELLSTYTKNHPKLLSVSSSAETPLLRTPQTGKMLTETPRLQQSARKALGDVNCLMRAGGMTDYSQKKRIEKIHKKKSNLQILKTAKPTGKPSIAEPPKCPVEKPEDYPEIEAFIPFNPFDFENFNVPEEHKLDHICLAGLPLLILEKEGALIEKVLNKIPSPMKLPSLVKESSLMDFDMNTDILADLDGVELPLMEYDF